One Succinispira mobilis DSM 6222 genomic window carries:
- a CDS encoding TetR/AcrR family transcriptional regulator has protein sequence MNLIKNMIMDKAQHRIERFGFKKTTMDELSRDCGISKKTIYLHFKDKEDLLKSLILRESQAFLQRVFAEVQTIADPLEKLTALINVAVQNFNQDNFITGILKEDEIFAAFVKRKYHAIIDQEIIAKIAQIIKDGKTRGVFREVNETVVAYAGFKLFQAFTYAKTGPLEPEVDYTPELVDFLVQAIIKPQSR, from the coding sequence TTGAATTTAATTAAAAATATGATAATGGATAAAGCACAGCATCGAATTGAACGCTTTGGCTTTAAAAAAACTACAATGGACGAGTTAAGTAGAGATTGCGGTATTTCTAAAAAAACAATTTATCTGCATTTTAAAGATAAAGAAGATTTATTGAAAAGCCTGATTTTAAGAGAATCACAGGCTTTTTTGCAGCGGGTATTTGCTGAAGTTCAAACAATTGCAGATCCGTTAGAAAAACTAACTGCCTTGATTAATGTTGCAGTACAAAACTTTAATCAAGATAATTTTATAACGGGAATTCTAAAAGAAGATGAGATATTTGCAGCTTTTGTTAAACGGAAATATCATGCAATTATTGATCAAGAAATAATTGCTAAAATTGCGCAAATAATTAAAGATGGTAAAACAAGAGGTGTTTTTCGCGAAGTGAATGAAACTGTGGTAGCTTATGCAGGTTTTAAATTGTTTCAAGCTTTTACTTATGCCAAAACAGGGCCTTTAGAGCCAGAAGTAGATTACACACCTGAATTAGTTGATTTTCTAGTGCAAGCAATTATTAAACCCCAGTCGCGTTAA
- a CDS encoding efflux RND transporter periplasmic adaptor subunit, whose amino-acid sequence MKKTISIISTLLLLVTLTACGKIADNGLNKDPLVRTYTVTDSDSTQQANYSGEVRGRYEKKLAFQVAGKIINRNVEVGSKVKVGDVLLQIDPQDIRQTVNINAAQVAAAESKLELASSDLQRYSSLHAQGAISTSQLDQYKNAYEVALAAVRQANAQYNQGANQLEYSYLKADAAGVIASIAVESGQVVSAGQTVLTLVRDGEREIEINVPENRVEQLAINTPVQVDFWALENIKVVGKVREISPVADKVTRTYTVRISLLEPPAEIKLGMTANVLVNYQDQKTKIHTIPITALYQTETKAQVWLVREGCVQLQEVKLGNFKDDKIEVISGLKTGDIVVTAGVQKLHAGQKVRI is encoded by the coding sequence ATGAAAAAAACTATTAGTATAATTAGCACGCTGCTTTTGCTAGTTACGTTAACAGCCTGCGGTAAAATAGCTGATAATGGTCTAAATAAAGATCCCTTAGTGAGAACTTATACGGTAACAGATAGCGACTCAACTCAGCAGGCTAATTATTCAGGCGAGGTACGTGGGCGTTATGAAAAAAAATTAGCTTTTCAAGTTGCTGGTAAAATTATTAACCGCAATGTTGAAGTGGGTAGTAAAGTTAAGGTTGGAGATGTTTTGCTACAAATAGATCCACAGGATATTAGGCAAACCGTAAATATTAATGCGGCTCAAGTTGCCGCGGCCGAATCCAAATTAGAACTTGCTAGTAGTGATTTGCAACGTTACAGTAGTTTACATGCCCAAGGAGCAATAAGTACTTCCCAACTAGATCAATATAAGAATGCTTATGAAGTAGCTCTAGCCGCTGTACGTCAAGCAAATGCACAGTATAATCAAGGTGCTAATCAGCTAGAGTATAGTTATCTTAAAGCAGATGCGGCAGGGGTTATTGCCAGTATTGCTGTAGAAAGTGGACAAGTGGTTAGTGCGGGACAAACTGTGCTTACCTTAGTAAGAGATGGGGAACGTGAAATAGAAATCAATGTGCCAGAAAATAGAGTGGAACAGTTAGCGATAAATACACCAGTACAAGTAGATTTTTGGGCTTTAGAAAACATTAAAGTAGTTGGAAAGGTAAGAGAAATTTCGCCTGTGGCCGATAAAGTTACGCGGACATATACGGTACGGATTAGTTTGCTAGAGCCACCAGCAGAAATTAAGTTGGGGATGACCGCTAATGTATTAGTAAATTATCAAGACCAGAAAACTAAAATTCACACAATTCCAATTACTGCTCTTTATCAAACAGAAACTAAAGCTCAAGTTTGGTTAGTGCGTGAGGGTTGTGTGCAGTTACAAGAGGTTAAGCTAGGTAATTTTAAAGATGATAAAATTGAGGTAATATCAGGGCTTAAAACAGGAGATATTGTGGTGACAGCAGGTGTACAAAAATTACACGCCGGGCAGAAGGTGCGTATATGA